Proteins from a single region of Streptococcus oralis:
- a CDS encoding DNA polymerase III subunit delta' has translation MKQDQLKAWQPDQFDRFVRILEQDQLNHAYLFSGFFGSLEMAQFLAKSLFCRDKVGVLPCEKCRNCKLIEQGEFPDVTLIKPVNQVIKTERIRELVAQFSQAGIESQQQVFIIEQAEKMHPNAANSLLKVIEEPQSEVYIFFLTSDEEKILPTIRSRTQIFHFKKQEEKLIHQLEQAGLVKKKATLLAQFSQSRAEAEKLVNQASFWTLVDESERLLTWLLAKKKESYLQVAKLAGLADDKEKQDQVLRILEVLCGQDLLQVRIRQILQNLLEARKMWQANVSFQNAMEYLVLKEI, from the coding sequence ATGAAACAAGATCAACTAAAGGCTTGGCAGCCAGACCAGTTTGACCGCTTTGTCCGTATCCTAGAACAAGACCAGCTCAATCACGCCTATCTCTTTTCAGGTTTCTTTGGAAGCTTGGAAATGGCGCAGTTTTTAGCTAAAAGCCTCTTTTGTAGGGATAAAGTAGGCGTTCTACCATGTGAGAAATGCCGAAACTGCAAGCTGATTGAACAGGGAGAATTTCCCGATGTTACCTTGATTAAGCCAGTCAATCAGGTCATCAAGACAGAACGCATTCGGGAATTGGTGGCTCAGTTTTCCCAAGCAGGGATTGAAAGCCAGCAACAGGTCTTTATCATCGAGCAGGCCGAAAAAATGCATCCCAACGCAGCCAACTCTCTGCTCAAGGTCATCGAAGAACCTCAGAGTGAAGTTTATATTTTCTTCTTAACTAGTGATGAGGAAAAAATCTTGCCGACAATCCGTAGTCGGACCCAGATTTTCCACTTTAAAAAGCAAGAAGAAAAGCTCATCCATCAATTAGAACAAGCAGGTCTCGTTAAGAAAAAAGCGACTCTTTTAGCTCAGTTTAGTCAATCGCGTGCTGAAGCTGAAAAGTTGGTCAATCAGGCTAGTTTTTGGACCTTGGTGGATGAGAGCGAACGCTTGCTGACCTGGTTACTAGCTAAGAAAAAAGAGAGTTATTTGCAAGTTGCGAAATTAGCCGGCTTGGCAGATGACAAGGAAAAACAAGATCAGGTCTTGCGAATCCTCGAAGTTCTCTGTGGACAGGACCTCTTGCAAGTAAGGATTCGACAGATTTTACAAAATCTACTAGAAGCTAGAAAAATGTGGCAAGCCAATGTCAGCTTTCAAAATGCCATGGAATATCTGGTCTTGAAAGAAATATAA
- the yabA gene encoding DNA replication initiation control protein YabA, which yields MDKKELFDALDDFSQQLLVTLADVEAIKKNLKSLVEENTALRLENSKLRERLGEVEADTPVKAKHVRESVRRIYKDGFHVCNDFYGQRREQDEECMFCDELLYRE from the coding sequence ATGGATAAGAAAGAATTATTTGATGCGCTGGACGATTTTTCCCAACAGTTATTGGTGACCTTGGCTGATGTGGAAGCCATCAAGAAAAATCTCAAGAGCTTGGTAGAGGAAAATACAGCTCTTCGGTTGGAAAATAGTAAGTTGCGCGAACGCTTAGGTGAGGTGGAAGCAGATACTCCCGTTAAGGCCAAGCATGTTCGTGAAAGCGTCCGCCGAATCTATAAAGACGGGTTTCACGTATGTAATGATTTTTATGGACAACGCCGAGAGCAGGACGAGGAATGTATGTTCTGTGACGAGTTGTTATACAGGGAGTAA
- the tmk gene encoding dTMP kinase, with product MSKGFLVSLEGPEGAGKTSVLEALLPILEEKGVEVLTTREPGGVLIGEKIRQVILDPSHTQMDPKTELLLYIASRRQHLVEKVLPALEAGKLVIMDRFIDSSVAYQGFGRGLDIDAIDWLNHFATDGLKPDLTLYFDIEVEEGLARITANSDREVNRLDMEGLDLHKKVRQGYLSLLEKEGNRMVKIDASLPLEQVVETTKAVLFDRMGLDK from the coding sequence ATTTTTAGTCTCTCTTGAGGGACCAGAGGGAGCAGGAAAGACCAGTGTTTTAGAGGCTCTGCTACCAATTTTAGAGGAAAAAGGAGTAGAGGTGCTGACGACCCGTGAGCCAGGTGGAGTCTTGATTGGGGAGAAGATTCGTCAAGTGATTTTGGACCCAAGTCATACGCAGATGGATCCTAAAACGGAACTCCTTCTCTATATTGCCAGTCGTAGACAGCACTTGGTGGAAAAAGTTCTTCCAGCACTTGAAGCTGGCAAGTTGGTCATTATGGACCGCTTCATCGATAGTTCTGTTGCTTATCAGGGATTTGGCCGTGGCTTGGATATTGATGCCATTGATTGGCTCAATCACTTTGCGACAGATGGCCTCAAACCCGATTTGACCCTCTATTTTGACATTGAGGTGGAAGAGGGGCTGGCTCGCATTACTGCTAATAGTGACCGTGAGGTCAATCGTTTGGACATGGAAGGTTTAGACTTGCACAAGAAAGTTCGTCAAGGTTACCTTTCTCTCCTGGAAAAAGAAGGAAATCGCATGGTCAAGATTGATGCCAGTCTTCCTTTGGAGCAAGTTGTGGAAACGACCAAGGCTGTCTTATTTGACAGAATGGGCTTGGATAAATGA